GATCTGGTTAGGAGGTATGCGGCTATTATGCCCGTATGCATGCCCCCACCGTTGGAGGGAACCGTCATGCCGGCCGCATCTCCTGCGAGGAAAATTCCCCCTTCTTGGACCTTGCCTAGCATGCCCCCGGCCGGGACGTATCTACCCCTGAGCTCAGGTTCGACCGTTACATTCAGCTTGGCAAGATGTTCCTTAAGAGCCCTCTTGGGGTCAAACCCGTTGATCATATTGAGCCTGACACCAACCCCAACGTTCGCAGTGTTCTCGGATCTAGGGATAACCCAAGCGTAGGTACCTGGGGCCAATGACTCGCTTATCACTAACCTCATCACATCAGGATCATTCATCTCCATCGTGACCTCAGCGGAGAAGGCTAGCGCAAGATCGTCGCACCTGAGTGTTGTACTCCCGTTTATCAGCTTGGCAACTCTGCTATCGAATCCATCCGCCCCCACCAAGTACCTCGCCCTGTACCTGTCCTTGGATGTCCTCACCTCGTAAGCATCATCCACGGACCGGGCCGTGATGAACGCCTCTCCAGTTTTGAGGATGGCTCCCTCCGCCAAGGACTCCTCTAGCCTAGAGACGATCATCTCCCTCCTATCGACGGAGTATCCCGCATAATTGGTCTCGAATTCCCTGTTCCCTATCTCCATCACTATCCTTTCCATTCTGTGCACGATGAACGGTTCGAAAAAGTCCAAATAGGCCGAGGCGACCTCTCCCTCCAACTTGAGTGAACTTGGATCTGGCAGATACTCGCCACAGATGGTTCTAATCCCAGGCTGTGGATCCTTCTCTATGACGAGTACCGTGAACCCCTTAGAGGACAGGAAATGAGATAGGGCGGCCCCAGTAGGGCCGGCACCCACCACAGCCACGTCGTACAATTTGACTCACTGGGATTTCCTCACTATAGCGGGGAGCCTTCTGAACTTGTGGAAGAAGGGCTCGTAGGTTCTTACGTATATCTCGGTATTCTCCAGCTTTGGAATGTCCCTCCTGTACTTACTCTCAGCGCCTATCAATCCCTTTCCGTACTTGCGCTCGTATTCCTCGAAGCTCATCGAGTACTCCTTGATTATCTTGTCCCTGTAGAGGTCGGAGAGTACGTTGTACGTGCAGAAGGGTATTACCCTGCCATCGGGAGAGAGGTAGTGTATGTCACACCTCATCACCCTCTGGACATCGTAGTTGTACAGGTCCATGAAGTGCATCATTCCCAAGAAGAGCGACTTGTAGTGGAACTCCCCTAGCGCCTTATAGCTCCTCTGGAGTATTATCTTCCTGAGTATTCCGATGAGGTTAATGCCCGGGGGTTGCTTGTCCTTCTCAATGAAACTTGGGAGTTTAGCGATCACCTTGAGGAGAGTGAGCCATTTATTCTTGCGCTTCTCCTTGATCTCCCTAGCCTTTTCCTTAAGGAACTGATAGAATCCATCTACATCGACGAAGTCCGTTATCGGGATGAATCTAGTTACCCTCTTCTTACCATCGACCCTCTCGAACACTGGGAAGACGTAGGTGGCCATCCCGCAGGCCGGGTGATTGGTCATCATGAGCTTGGGCTCGCCGGTCACGGCCTCGATGAACTCGCTCACGGCCACGGTGAACGGAACTGGATACCAAGCCTCCCTGTATATCTGTCCATCGGTCTGCTCCTCTATCTTCCTTATAACATCTGGGATAGTTATCCTATACTTCTCCCTCTCGGCCTTGGGCATCTGTCCGGTGAGGGAGACCGGCTGGTAATTCACTCCCCTGACGACATCTATATTGTAGGCGGCGAACCTGACCATGTCACCTACCTCGTGATCATTTATCCCCTTTATCACGGTGGGAACGAGTACTAAACTCGTCATGCCCGCCTTCCTGGCGGCCTCTAGTATGTACGGGATCTCCCAGTGGTTCTTGGGGTTGGCCTCAGGGGTGACCCCATCGAAGCTCATGTATATAGTGTTGACCCCCGCTTCTCTCAGCTCCCTCATGAGCCAAGGTTTCTCCACAAAGATGATGCCCTGGGTGTTGAGTTGTATGTGAGTGATGCCCTTCCTCCTGAGGAGCCTAACTATCTCAACCAGATCCTCCCTCAGGGTGGGCTCTCCGCCCGTTATCTGGATGGCATTCCCGTGGGCCGGCTTCTCCTTTATGAGGAGATCTACCATCTTATCTATCTCCTCCAAGGTGGGCTCATACACGTAACCGGCCTTCTCGGCGTAGAAAAAGCAGTACCAGCAATCGAGATTGCACCTGTTGGTCACCACCAAGTTCGCTAGGGCCGTCGTGTTCTGGTGGGCCGGGCATATGCCGCAGGAGAAGGGGCATGGGGCGAGGAGTTCGGTGTGGGGGGGATAGATCCCCCTTCCGGGGACCTCGAACTCCATGGCCCTCCTGAACATCTCAGCATCTCCCCAGTAGAGGTCTTCGAACTCTCCGTGCTCGGGGCACTCCTTCCTTATGTAGACGGCCCCATCCCTCTCGAATATGATCGCGGGCAGTAATCTATAGCAAACGGGACATAACGATGATGTATGTCTGAGTAATTTCTCCCCTTCCCTGAGCTTCGGCCGCGGACCGCCTATTGCAATCTTCCTACCATCGACTTCGATGAACCGCGGCGCCGGTATTTCCACAACCACCTTTTATCACCGCGGGATAGTGGGAGTCAACTTATAATAAACGCTTGCGCCAGTTAGGTCAGATGGCTTCAGAAAGGTTTGAGCACTACGTTCAAGTGTTGTATAATTTAATTTCACATTTGTTATCAGGAGATTTAGATAATGGGATGGATGTTATTCTGAAGATTATAAGAGAATGTGAGGGAGAAGGTGTCTGCGACGAGCGCGTGGCCTCCGAGATGCTCAGATTGGCTGAAGCCATCGAAGGATACATTACAAAGCAGTTAACTAAGGACGCTCTTCTCAATATACTGAGGAAACAGCTCGTCGATAGAGCCTTAGGGGACCTCGCTCTGCTGGTTCTCCGTGAGATATGTGATAGGGAGACCATTGAATTGTTGAGGAACTGGGCTGAGGATCCCAATCCTGAGGTGAGGGTGGCATACCTCAAGTGCGCTTCCAAGCTCTTCGACGAGGGGGAGGTTCCCTTAGAGCTGCTGAGGACATTCAGGGAGGACCCCTCACCTAAGGTCAGGGAGGCCCTCGTAACTTCCCTCTCGAAGAACGCGTCTGAGGATGGCGTCTTCGCCTTCCTAGCGGGGATGCTGAGGGTTGAGAAGAGGAGCTCCGTAAGGACTAAAATCCTCACGGCCCTCTCAAGGGTAGAGAGGGATACTAAGAGGGAAAGGAGAAGGGGCATCCTAGAGAGGCTGAAGCGCGTGATGGGTTGGCGGGAGTAAGAGTTATCTCTTTCCGTGGGACTCCCTGAGGGGTGGTAAGATGGTCAAGGTCACATTCTTGGGGCACTCGGCCTTCCTGCTGGAGGGTAGTAAGAGGGTGCTCATAGATCCATGGATAGAGGGCAACCCTCAGTCCCCTATATCAATAGGTCAGTGTAAGGGAGCTGACATCTACGTGGTGACGCACGCTCATGGGGATCACGGTCTCGACGATGCAGTTAAGCTTGCGAAGTCCCATGGGGGGACGATCGTGAGCATCTACGAGATCGCGATGGAGGCCGGAAACAGAGGTGTCGAGAAGACCGTGGGAGCTAACATAGGTGGATTCTTCGAGGTGGATGGAGTGAAGATGGCCCTGACGAACGCCATCCACAGCAGTCCCGTTGGAGCCCCTACTGGTGTCGTGGTGGAGTTAGACGGTAAGAGGATCTACCACGCTGGCGATACGGGCGTCTTCTACGACATGAAGTTAATAGGTGAGCTGTACAAGCCAGATCTGGCGCTTCTGCCCATAGGTGGTCACTTCGTGATGGGACCCCTCGAGGCAGCCAAGGCTATCGAGCTTCTCGGAGTTAAGAAGGTTATCCCCATGCACTACGAGACATTCCCGGTCCTCAAGGGCAGACCGGAGGAACTGAGGGAGTTGCTCAGGGAGAAGGGTCTGGACTGCGAAGTGATAGCCCTGAAACCGGGAGAGAGCTATGAACTCTGAAGTGGAGCCTAAGGAGACGCAGGTGATCGCGGAGCTCTACGATGTGGAGGATAGGGAGATACTGGATTCCCCCTCTCTCATGGAAGAGATGCTGAGGAGGTTAGCTGAGGAGGTCGGAGAGGAGAGCGTACACGTACACGTACACGAGTTCGAGCCGTACGGCGTAAGCGGCTTCCTCATGATGAGGAAGGGTTATGTAGCCATACACACATGGCCGGAGCATTCCTACGCTACTGTCAATGTGGTAGGGTTCTCAGATGAGACGTGGGCTTGGAATGTGTACAAGGCCCTAGTTAAGCTGTTTAAGCCCAAGCAGCAGAATGCGGTGGAGGTGAAGAGCGGGTTAGACAGGTCTTGATCCCCTCATCTACCTTTTTCACGGGACTTATCCATACGGGCACTCCTCGACTTTAACTTCCAAGCCGAGGCCCGCCCTCCCGAGTCTCCTTACAACCCGCCCTAGCAAGTAGTTGCCCCTGAAGCCCTCGATTACGACCTCATAGAAGTATCCGGGTTCGACCTGCCCCAAGGCCACAGGTTTGTATGAAGGAGTCCTACCCTGAGTCCCCTTAGGGGTGATCTCTGAGGCGAGTACCACCAGATCCCTCCCCAAAAACCCCTCGTTCCTCCTCTCTTTTATCTCCTCTATCAGTTTCATCGCCACCTTGCTTCTCCTCTTGATCACGCTAGCGGGGAGTTGGGGTAATGAGGCGGCCTTCGTCTTGGGTCTGGGCCCGAACCTGCTCAGGTTCACTACATCCGGCTCTATCTCCTCTAAGAGCCTCAGGGTCCGCTGGAAGTCTTCCTCCGTTTCCCCCGGGAATCCAACTATGATGTCAGTGCTTATGGTAGAGTCCTCGTACCGCTCCCTTATGCGCTTCACTAGGGAGATGAACTCCTCTACCGTGTAGTCCCTCCCCATCAATCTGAGGATCCTGTTTGAGCCACTCTGAATCGGTAAATGGAAGAATTTGTACAGTTTAGGGCTCTCGAATGAGCCGAGCAGCCTATCAACTATCCTCAGGGCGGAGTTAGGGGTCATCATTCCAACCCTGATCCTGAACTCCCCCTTAAGCGAGGTGATACCGTCCAACAGATCCGGTAGATCGGTCCCGATATCCCAACCATACACTCCGGTGTCCTCGGCGGTCAACCAGATCTCCACCGCACCCTTGTTCAGGAAGTCCCGGACCCTGTCGATGATGCTCTCTTTGGAGAAGCTCGTCAGCCTCCCCCTAGCCAGCTTAGTTATGCAGTAAGTGCAGGAACCTAGACAGCCCTCGGCGATGGGAACTATTCCGATTAGATCCGCGGGATCCCTGTCATATGAGGCCTTATCCAGCCTCTTCCACTCCAAGAACTCCCCCTCTTTCCCCTCTAGAGCTAAGAATGCGGCCTCTACAATGCTATCTATGGATCTGGGCGCCACCAAGACCTTAGAGTAGGGCCTGAGCAGCGCGGGTTGAGACTTAGCCATGCATCCTGCCGCTATGAGGGGACCGTACTTATATAGTACCTTGGCCCTGTGAAGCATCCTCTGCTCTGTGGGCGTCTTCACGTTGCAAGTGTTCAGAATGAGAATGTCAGCTCTCTCTGGTCTATCCACTCTAGTCCAGCCCGCTCTCCTGAGTAGACTCTCCATTATTTGAGAGTCTGATCTGTTCATTGAGCAGCCGTGGGTCTCCAGATAGAACCTGAACTCACTCCGATCCAGACTCGGTCTCGACCGTGACCCCATCGAGGCTCGCCACATTCCCCCCGTAGTACCTGATCACCTTCACTATCTCGTCGTAGTCTAGGTCGTCTCCCTCCAAGATTATCTTCAGTCTCTCAATCGTGGAGTCGTAATCCTTCACCTCTATATCCACCTTCTTGACTCCCTTCAGCTCGGAGAGCCCCTCGGCCATGTCGACTATGTTAGGGTTGTGTGGCTTTACTACATCCAATACGAGTCTCCTGACTACGATACGTCTACTTTCACCTTCCTCATCCTCGGAAGGCCGGAAACTCAGCAATTCCCTATATCCTCCCCGAGTTCAATGGGTCACCGGTTTATTAATTCTTTTCCCTAGAAGCGAGCTCCATAAATAAAAGAGCTAGAATCTTATTTATGGTTTTCTTTCTTCCACCTTTAAGCCTAATTAGTTTTATTTTATTTTCGTATTCAGGTGGAATGGTAATTCTCCTTGAAAATGTGATGTACAGTCTTATCCCCCTAGCCACGCAGTAATCTAGTATCTCCCTTATATCCCTATTCCTGCCCTTAACCGCGCTTCTTGGTTGCCAGACAGCTCCGTATCCTAGATAGTTCAGTCTTCTCTGAATGGAGAAGTAGAGGTCTCTAGGAACCGTTCTATCGAAGAAGAAGGGGGTTCTATACCTCTTCCTCCTGACCCCCCTGCGCTTCCCCGACCTCAATTCCCTCCCTCAGGAGTTTCTTTACCCTGACCATCCTCAGCCCGATCTCCCTTAAGGCCGTCTCTATCCTCTCCCGATCCTCTCCCTTCAAACCCTTGTTATCGACTATGGCTATTTCGGGCGGTTCCCCGTTCCTCTCGATCGCCTGCCTCACCATGGTGACATCGACCCAGCTGGCATCTAGCTTCCTCGCTGTGTGGCCGATCGCATACTTCGTCGTGAGTTCCACCCTAGTGAAGTGGTTGTTCACGTGTGGGCCACCAAAAGCTATTGTCGGGATGTATTTACCCGCGGTCCAGTTCTCCAGCGCCTCTATTACGGATTCCGCTGCCATTCTTGTTCCATTAGGATCGTTCCAAGCTTTCTCATCGCAGCCTATCTCCAAGAAGGCTATGGGCTTTTCGATGGTGGGACCATGGTGGGTCGGCTCGAATCCCACAGAATATCCCGTCCCGTCCACCCTCTTAGAGGCGGCCATCAAGTACTCCTTCATGAGGGAGGGTATTGCTATCCCCAGCTTGAAGGACTCGCCCCCATACCTAGCCCGACCAAAGTTCCCAGGGACATGAGCAGTAAGTATGGGTCTGTGAGGGGTACCGCTATGCCTAGAGAGGACCACCACGTAGTCAAAATCGGAGGCTCCAAGCTCCTCACAGCTTCTTACGTAGAGAATCTCCCTCTCGAAGCTGACCAACTCTATGCCCTTGCCTCTCAGATCGAATTGCTCTCCCAACCTCTCACTTATCTCGGATGCCATGTTCCTGCCTGCTGGATCTCTCAGTGAGTAAAGGAGGGAAACTCTCGTTTTCATAGGTTTTAAGCGGGGAAACTCTTTTTTAAATCAACCTAGGATTGGCCACCGATGGACACTCACAGAGCCATAGCCCTGCTGCTGTCACCGGTGACCATAGCAGCCATCTCGTCTCTAGTAGTCTATGCCATGTACCCAGATCTCTTGAGCCTCATAGTGTCCTTCCTGTTGATAGTCATCTGTCCCGTGGCCAATGTCGTGAAGAAGTCCCTCTCAGGGGAGATGGACATCCTCGTCCCGGATAGGTACGCTAGAGGCCCCTTCTTCGCTCAGGCCATAGCCTGCTATTCCGTAGCCACTGTATTGCTTACATCATTGGGCTCATGCCCGATGGCCGTTCTCTCCCTATCTTATCTGGCGGTCACCCTAGCAATAGCCGTGATCAATCACTGCGCCACCAAGGTGAGTGTTCACATGGCGGGCCTAGCTGGTCCGGCCACCTTCTTAATGATCTTAGGGAATTATCCC
This genomic window from Thermoproteota archaeon contains:
- a CDS encoding NAD(P)/FAD-dependent oxidoreductase → MAVVGAGPTGAALSHFLSSKGFTVLVIEKDPQPGIRTICGEYLPDPSSLKLEGEVASAYLDFFEPFIVHRMERIVMEIGNREFETNYAGYSVDRREMIVSRLEESLAEGAILKTGEAFITARSVDDAYEVRTSKDRYRARYLVGADGFDSRVAKLINGSTTLRCDDLALAFSAEVTMEMNDPDVMRLVISESLAPGTYAWVIPRSENTANVGVGVRLNMINGFDPKRALKEHLAKLNVTVEPELRGRYVPAGGMLGKVQEGGIFLAGDAAGMTVPSNGGGMHTGIIAAYLLTRSLADDRPEKYVPSVDRLVRPMVDTGLTHRRAADFLLRTGLLWRTLRFLPHSLVEEVIRVEHGPYYPLLKLLSSLYGQVRGKVGSYPACR
- a CDS encoding radical SAM protein: MVVEIPAPRFIEVDGRKIAIGGPRPKLREGEKLLRHTSSLCPVCYRLLPAIIFERDGAVYIRKECPEHGEFEDLYWGDAEMFRRAMEFEVPGRGIYPPHTELLAPCPFSCGICPAHQNTTALANLVVTNRCNLDCWYCFFYAEKAGYVYEPTLEEIDKMVDLLIKEKPAHGNAIQITGGEPTLREDLVEIVRLLRRKGITHIQLNTQGIIFVEKPWLMRELREAGVNTIYMSFDGVTPEANPKNHWEIPYILEAARKAGMTSLVLVPTVIKGINDHEVGDMVRFAAYNIDVVRGVNYQPVSLTGQMPKAEREKYRITIPDVIRKIEEQTDGQIYREAWYPVPFTVAVSEFIEAVTGEPKLMMTNHPACGMATYVFPVFERVDGKKRVTRFIPITDFVDVDGFYQFLKEKAREIKEKRKNKWLTLLKVIAKLPSFIEKDKQPPGINLIGILRKIILQRSYKALGEFHYKSLFLGMMHFMDLYNYDVQRVMRCDIHYLSPDGRVIPFCTYNVLSDLYRDKIIKEYSMSFEEYERKYGKGLIGAESKYRRDIPKLENTEIYVRTYEPFFHKFRRLPAIVRKSQ
- a CDS encoding HEAT repeat domain-containing protein — its product is MDVILKIIRECEGEGVCDERVASEMLRLAEAIEGYITKQLTKDALLNILRKQLVDRALGDLALLVLREICDRETIELLRNWAEDPNPEVRVAYLKCASKLFDEGEVPLELLRTFREDPSPKVREALVTSLSKNASEDGVFAFLAGMLRVEKRSSVRTKILTALSRVERDTKRERRRGILERLKRVMGWRE
- a CDS encoding metal-dependent hydrolase, which encodes MVKVTFLGHSAFLLEGSKRVLIDPWIEGNPQSPISIGQCKGADIYVVTHAHGDHGLDDAVKLAKSHGGTIVSIYEIAMEAGNRGVEKTVGANIGGFFEVDGVKMALTNAIHSSPVGAPTGVVVELDGKRIYHAGDTGVFYDMKLIGELYKPDLALLPIGGHFVMGPLEAAKAIELLGVKKVIPMHYETFPVLKGRPEELRELLREKGLDCEVIALKPGESYEL
- the speD gene encoding adenosylmethionine decarboxylase; its protein translation is MNSEVEPKETQVIAELYDVEDREILDSPSLMEEMLRRLAEEVGEESVHVHVHEFEPYGVSGFLMMRKGYVAIHTWPEHSYATVNVVGFSDETWAWNVYKALVKLFKPKQQNAVEVKSGLDRS
- a CDS encoding tRNA (N(6)-L-threonylcarbamoyladenosine(37)-C(2))-methylthiotransferase; amino-acid sequence: MGSRSRPSLDRSEFRFYLETHGCSMNRSDSQIMESLLRRAGWTRVDRPERADILILNTCNVKTPTEQRMLHRAKVLYKYGPLIAAGCMAKSQPALLRPYSKVLVAPRSIDSIVEAAFLALEGKEGEFLEWKRLDKASYDRDPADLIGIVPIAEGCLGSCTYCITKLARGRLTSFSKESIIDRVRDFLNKGAVEIWLTAEDTGVYGWDIGTDLPDLLDGITSLKGEFRIRVGMMTPNSALRIVDRLLGSFESPKLYKFFHLPIQSGSNRILRLMGRDYTVEEFISLVKRIRERYEDSTISTDIIVGFPGETEEDFQRTLRLLEEIEPDVVNLSRFGPRPKTKAASLPQLPASVIKRRSKVAMKLIEEIKERRNEGFLGRDLVVLASEITPKGTQGRTPSYKPVALGQVEPGYFYEVVIEGFRGNYLLGRVVRRLGRAGLGLEVKVEECPYG
- a CDS encoding DUF211 domain-containing protein, which translates into the protein MLSFRPSEDEEGESRRIVVRRLVLDVVKPHNPNIVDMAEGLSELKGVKKVDIEVKDYDSTIERLKIILEGDDLDYDEIVKVIRYYGGNVASLDGVTVETESGSE
- a CDS encoding D-aminoacyl-tRNA deacylase, producing MKTRVSLLYSLRDPAGRNMASEISERLGEQFDLRGKGIELVSFEREILYVRSCEELGASDFDYVVVLSRHSGTPHRPILTAHVPGNFGRARYGGESFKLGIAIPSLMKEYLMAASKRVDGTGYSVGFEPTHHGPTIEKPIAFLEIGCDEKAWNDPNGTRMAAESVIEALENWTAGKYIPTIAFGGPHVNNHFTRVELTTKYAIGHTARKLDASWVDVTMVRQAIERNGEPPEIAIVDNKGLKGEDRERIETALREIGLRMVRVKKLLREGIEVGEAQGGQEEEV